In Oceaniferula flava, the genomic window GGGTGAATTGATCGAAGGGCATGTTCTGGCGGAAAGCCTGGATCACCCAGTCGCGGTAGGGCCAGATCGAGCGGTAGTTGTCGATGTGGATGCCGTGGGTGTCCGCATAGCGGGCCACATCGAGCCAGTGTCGGGCGTAGTGTTCTGCGTAGGCGTCTGACTGCAGCAGTTGGTCGACTTTTTCCAGATAGACGGTGTCGAAGTCACGGGGATCGCTGGTGAACTGTTCCACCTCCTCGGCGCTGGGCGGCAGGCCGGTGAGGTCGAAGCTGAGTCGGCGCAGGAGCCGCGCCTTGTCCTCCTCATCATTGGGGGCGAGGCCGGCTTGCTCGAGGCGTTTGGCGATGAAATGATCAATCGGGTTGCGTGCCCAGTCTTGGTGCTGAATGGCTGGGAGCTCGGTTTTTTTCGGCGGGAGGTAGGCCCAGTGTTCTTCGTATTGGGCGCCTTCCTCGATCCAGCGGCGGACCAGAGCAATTTTCTCCGGCGCTAAGATCGACCCGTGCGGCGAGCGGTCCGGATGCAGCGGCATTACCTCGTCCGGATTCTTCGATTCCATCAGCTTGAGCAGCAGCGAGGCATCCGGGTCTCCGGGGATGATGACGGCTTTGCCATTCGGCCGCTTGGCGAAGGCAAATTCCGGCTGGTCGATGCGCAGCGGTGGGCCATCGTTGGGGGTCAACGGACCTCCTGGCTCGCGTGTGCCGGAGTCCGGGCCGTGGCAGTGGTAACAGGCCGAGGAAAGAATCGGCTGAATGTGCTCGTTGAACGATACCGGCTGGTCAGCGGAAATGGTGGTCAGCTCCGATGCGGGCTGCGCGCTGATTGCGGGAGCTGGATCGTCCTCGGAGGTCTGCTCCGGAGACGTGGCACGTTGCTTTTGATCACAGGACGCCAGGGCACAGAGGCAGGCGACTGAGACGGCGGTGATGCGTTGGCTGTTGATAGAAATCATCGTGGGTTTTGGCTGGGCCACGATGGTCTGCGGGGCAGATCACCGTGGCTTCGAGTGTCGGATGTAGTGTAAGACTACCAAGAGACTCGACCAAAACTGTCAGATGAGAACGATAAAAAGTCCCTACCGCGGTGGGACTTTTCACAAGTGGGTAACAATTTACTTCGATCGCCAAGAATCCTTCAGCGCGACGGTGCGGTTGAAGACAATCTTCTCGCCGGTGACGTGATCGACGTTATCGGTGCAGAAGTAGCCGACCCGTTCAAACTGGAACACCGCCTCCGCCGGAACGTCTGCCAGTGAGGCTTCCAGTTTGGCATTGGTGATCACGGAGAGGGAATCGGTATTCAAGCAGCTGAGGAATCCATCCTCGGCGGCGTCCGGGTTTTCCTCGGAAAACAGGCGATCGTATAGGCGCACTTCGGCAGTCACGGCGGTGGCGGCGTCCACCCAGTGGATGGCGGCACGGCAGCGAATGCCCTCGGGCGCATCCTTGCCGATGGTATCGGGGATGAACTCGCAGTGGATCTCGGTGACCTCGCCGGCGTCGTTTTTCTCAAAGCCGGTGCAGGTGATGATGTAGCCTCCGCGCAGGCGCACGGAGCGATCAGGCCCGAGGCGGAAGAATTTCTTCGGCGGGTCCTCCATGAAGTCATCGCGCTCGATCCAGATTTCCTTGCCGAGCGATACCTCGCGGGTGCCGGCGGCGTCGTTGGCAGGATTGTTAGGCACGGTGACTTTTTCCGAATGGTCGTCGGACGGCCAGTTGGTGATGACCACCTTGAGGGGATCTAACACACCCATGCGGCGTTCGGCATTCTGGTTCAGCTCGTTGCGGATTTCGGCTTCCAAAATCGACATGTCGGTGACGCTGTTCACCTTGGTGATGCCGACGCGATGGCAGAAGCTGCGGATAGCGGCCGGCTGGTAACCACGGCGGCGCATGCCGGAGAGCGTGGGCAGGCGGGGATCGTTCCAGCCGCTGACGCGACCTTCCTCGACCAGCTGAAGCAGTTTGCGCTTGCTCATCACGGTGTAGCTGAGGTTCAGGCGGGAGAACTCGATCTGACGCGGCTGCGAGGGCACCGGGCAGTTTTCGATAGCCCACTCGTAGAGCGGACGGTGGTTTTCAAATTCCAGGGTGCAGAGCGAGTGGGTGAT contains:
- a CDS encoding glutamine--tRNA ligase/YqeY domain fusion protein; its protein translation is MSASEKKEKLDFIREIIAKDLKSGKHDTVVTRFPPEPNGYLHIGHAKAICFNFGIAQENQDVNARCHLRFDDTNPAKEEAEYVDSIKKDVSWLGFDWGENLYFASDYFDFFYDCAVHLIKEGKAYVDEQSLEEIRETRGNVTTPGTHSPFRDRPVEESLDLFARMKAGEFENGKMVLRAKIDMSSSNMNMRDPVMYRIVNTPHHNTGDSWCIYPMYDFAHPLEDAKEHITHSLCTLEFENHRPLYEWAIENCPVPSQPRQIEFSRLNLSYTVMSKRKLLQLVEEGRVSGWNDPRLPTLSGMRRRGYQPAAIRSFCHRVGITKVNSVTDMSILEAEIRNELNQNAERRMGVLDPLKVVITNWPSDDHSEKVTVPNNPANDAAGTREVSLGKEIWIERDDFMEDPPKKFFRLGPDRSVRLRGGYIITCTGFEKNDAGEVTEIHCEFIPDTIGKDAPEGIRCRAAIHWVDAATAVTAEVRLYDRLFSEENPDAAEDGFLSCLNTDSLSVITNAKLEASLADVPAEAVFQFERVGYFCTDNVDHVTGEKIVFNRTVALKDSWRSK